In the Juglans microcarpa x Juglans regia isolate MS1-56 chromosome 6D, Jm3101_v1.0, whole genome shotgun sequence genome, one interval contains:
- the LOC121268779 gene encoding cyclin-dependent kinase G-2-like isoform X1, translating into MAAGRVNVFRRTDLYKPSESEYDYYRNDSCGVEYNRACDRAARRKNGYHNSSRTRDSGSRRDRFGARTEDRKLDEFSMGNELMAHKDGVQMPPEKKRKFSSIVCNREEKDMRISSKNRVVAVISPSPPRPSSPSSDSVPLDVDSDVGILECNITGSVVLGLENSADEPVVADLLLGCSGFSSQADLPPLVPSERFGDDEYGEDNVEEEKVTQAPNIAMSRWASDSDSPSRSSPESGEIRVGLSGGGRTRSSGSDGEGSVAVLVSEDTFGENEFFDADMIDIDEKRDGHDYVNQSDSESEDDGGSHQIKEPSMLNQRSINMLQCCRSVFEFEKLNKINEGTYGVVYKAKDKKTGEIVALKKVKMGVEKEGGFPMSSLREINILLSFNHPSVVGVKEVVMDDLDSVFMVMEYMEYDLKDLLGVMKQPFSISEVKWLMLQLLEGVKYLHDNWVLHRDLKTSNLLVSKEGELKICDFGLSRQYGNLLKPYTPIVVTLWYRAPELLLGGKQYSTAIDMWSVGCIMAELVAKEPLFKGKNEIDQLGKIFQILGAPNEKIWPGLTKLPGVRPNLKQPHNLLRTKFPARSFTGSPVLSDLGFDLLNSLLAYDPEKRITAEAALKHDWFREVPLPRSDFKCNFSVWHGQERAGSFRRAVRKEFVLVKSSGLMHNGLWEEGCFVSCDLVDVEDCGLVNTRPKQLCFCLQFCTL; encoded by the exons ATGGCGGCAGGACGAGTCAATGTTTTCAGGAGAACGGACTTATATAAGCCCTCCGAAAGTGAGTATGACTATTACAGGAATGATTCTTGCGGTGTGGAATACAATAGGGCCTGTGATCGTGCTGCCAGACGTAAGAATGGGTACCATAATTCATCAAGAACTCGTGATTCGGGGTCTAGAAGAGACAGGTTTGGCGCTAGGACTGAAGATCGAAAATTGGATGAGTTTTCTATGGGTAATGAACTCATGGCTCACAAAGATGGGGTGCAGATGCCTccagagaagaagaggaagttcTCTTCAATTGTATGcaatagagaagaaaaagacatGAGAATTTCATCTAAGAACAGAGTTGTCGCAGTTATTTCTCCGTCTCCTCCTCGGCCATCTTCTCCCAGTTCCGATAGTGTGCCACTGGATGTTGATTCagatgttggtattttagaatGCAATATCACAGGAAGTGTGGTTTTGGGGTTGGAGAATTCAGCAGATGAGCCTGTTGTGGCAGATTTGTTATTAGGTTGTTCTGGATTCAGTTCTCAAGCTGATTTGCCTCCTTTGGTGCCGTCAGAGCGATTTGGTGATGATGAATATGGAGAAGACAATGTGGAAGAGGAAAAGGTTACTCAAGCACCGAATATTGCCATGTCGAGGTGGGCGTCTGACAGTGATTCTCCTTCAAGGTCAAGTCCTGAAAGTGGGGAGATTCGAGTAGGACTCTCAGGTGGTGGTAGGACTAGGTCATCTGGATCGGATGGAGAAGGTTCTGTTGCAGTGCTTGTCAGTGAAGATACATTTGGTGAAAACGAATTTTTTGATGCTGATATGATCGATATTGATGAAAAAAGAGATGGACATGACTATGTTAACCAGTCAGACTCAGAATCGGAGGATGATGGTGGTTCCCATCAGATTAAAGAGCCCAGCATGCTTAACCAAAGAAGCATAAACATGCTTCAGTGTTGCAGAAGTGTGTTTGAGTTTGAAAAACTTAACAAAATTAATGAAGGAACTTATGGTGTTGTTTATAAAGCCAAAGATAAGAAGACGGGGGAAATCGTGGCCTTGAAGAAGGTGAAGATGGGTGTAGAAAAGGAGGGTGGTTTCCCTATGTCATCTTTGCGGGAAATAAACATTCTCTTGTCTTTTAATCACCCTTCTGTTGTTGGTGTTAAAGAAGTTGTTATGGATGATCTCGACAGTGTTTTCATGGTTATGGAGTACATGGAGTATGACCTCAAGGATCTCTTGGGGGTTATGAAACAGCCTTTTAGCATAAGTGAAGTCAAATGGTTGATGCTACAACTATTGGAAGGTGTCAAATATCTTCACGACAATTGGGTGCTTCATAGAGATTTGAAGACTTCAAACCTTCTTGTGAGCAAGGAGGGTGAGTTGAAAATATGTGACTTTGGGTTGTCTCGCCAGTATGGCAACCTGCTGAAGCCATATACACCTATTGTAGTCACCCTTTGGTACAG AGCACCTGAACTACTGCTCGGTGGCAAACAGTACTCAACAGCTATTGATATGTGGTCAGTGGGATGCATAATGGCTGAATTGGTGGCAAAGGAACCGCTTTtcaaagggaaaaatgaaattgatcAGCTTGGCAAG atttttcaaattcttggtGCACCAAATGAGAAGATTTGGCCTGGACTAACAAAATTGCCAGGAGTTAGACCAAATTTAAAGCAACC GCATAACCTGTTGCGGACCAAATTTCCTGCAAGATCCTTCACAGGATCACCAGTTCTCTCTGATTTGGGATTTGACTTGTTGAACAGCCTTTTAGCATATGACCCGGAAAAG CGGATAACAGCGGAGGCTGCCCTAAAGCATGATTGGTTTCGTGAGGTTCCTCTTCCTAGATCTGATTTCAAGTGTAACTTTTCTGTCTGGCATGGCCAAGAGAG AGCAGGATCCTTTAGAAGAGCAGTGAGAAAGGAGTTTGTCTTGGTCAAGAGTAGTGGATTGATGCATAATGGTCTTTGGGAAG AGGGTTGCTTTGTTAGTTGTGACCTCGTGGATGTTGAAGACTGTGGACTAGTCAACACTCGGCCAAAGCAGCTATGTTTCTGTTTGCAATTCTGTAccttgtga
- the LOC121268779 gene encoding cyclin-dependent kinase G-2-like isoform X2, with protein sequence MAAGRVNVFRRTDLYKPSESEYDYYRNDSCGVEYNRACDRAARRKNGYHNSSRTRDSGSRRDRFGARTEDRKLDEFSMGNELMAHKDGVQMPPEKKRKFSSIVCNREEKDMRISSKNRVVAVISPSPPRPSSPSSDSVPLDVDSDVGILECNITGSVVLGLENSADEPVVADLLLGCSGFSSQADLPPLVPSERFGDDEYGEDNVEEEKVTQAPNIAMSRWASDSDSPSRSSPESGEIRVGLSGGGRTRSSGSDGEGSVAVLVSEDTFGENEFFDADMIDIDEKRDGHDYVNQSDSESEDDGGSHQIKEPSMLNQRSINMLQCCRSVFEFEKLNKINEGTYGVVYKAKDKKTGEIVALKKVKMGVEKEGGFPMSSLREINILLSFNHPSVVGVKEVVMDDLDSVFMVMEYMEYDLKDLLGVMKQPFSISEVKWLMLQLLEGVKYLHDNWVLHRDLKTSNLLVSKEGELKICDFGLSRQYGNLLKPYTPIVVTLWYRAPELLLGGKQYSTAIDMWSVGCIMAELVAKEPLFKGKNEIDQLGKIFQILGAPNEKIWPGLTKLPGVRPNLKQPHNLLRTKFPARSFTGSPVLSDLGFDLLNSLLAYDPEKRITAEAALKHDWFREVPLPRSDFKCNFSVWHGQERAGSFRRAVRKEFVLVKSSGLMHNGLWEGIPHCK encoded by the exons ATGGCGGCAGGACGAGTCAATGTTTTCAGGAGAACGGACTTATATAAGCCCTCCGAAAGTGAGTATGACTATTACAGGAATGATTCTTGCGGTGTGGAATACAATAGGGCCTGTGATCGTGCTGCCAGACGTAAGAATGGGTACCATAATTCATCAAGAACTCGTGATTCGGGGTCTAGAAGAGACAGGTTTGGCGCTAGGACTGAAGATCGAAAATTGGATGAGTTTTCTATGGGTAATGAACTCATGGCTCACAAAGATGGGGTGCAGATGCCTccagagaagaagaggaagttcTCTTCAATTGTATGcaatagagaagaaaaagacatGAGAATTTCATCTAAGAACAGAGTTGTCGCAGTTATTTCTCCGTCTCCTCCTCGGCCATCTTCTCCCAGTTCCGATAGTGTGCCACTGGATGTTGATTCagatgttggtattttagaatGCAATATCACAGGAAGTGTGGTTTTGGGGTTGGAGAATTCAGCAGATGAGCCTGTTGTGGCAGATTTGTTATTAGGTTGTTCTGGATTCAGTTCTCAAGCTGATTTGCCTCCTTTGGTGCCGTCAGAGCGATTTGGTGATGATGAATATGGAGAAGACAATGTGGAAGAGGAAAAGGTTACTCAAGCACCGAATATTGCCATGTCGAGGTGGGCGTCTGACAGTGATTCTCCTTCAAGGTCAAGTCCTGAAAGTGGGGAGATTCGAGTAGGACTCTCAGGTGGTGGTAGGACTAGGTCATCTGGATCGGATGGAGAAGGTTCTGTTGCAGTGCTTGTCAGTGAAGATACATTTGGTGAAAACGAATTTTTTGATGCTGATATGATCGATATTGATGAAAAAAGAGATGGACATGACTATGTTAACCAGTCAGACTCAGAATCGGAGGATGATGGTGGTTCCCATCAGATTAAAGAGCCCAGCATGCTTAACCAAAGAAGCATAAACATGCTTCAGTGTTGCAGAAGTGTGTTTGAGTTTGAAAAACTTAACAAAATTAATGAAGGAACTTATGGTGTTGTTTATAAAGCCAAAGATAAGAAGACGGGGGAAATCGTGGCCTTGAAGAAGGTGAAGATGGGTGTAGAAAAGGAGGGTGGTTTCCCTATGTCATCTTTGCGGGAAATAAACATTCTCTTGTCTTTTAATCACCCTTCTGTTGTTGGTGTTAAAGAAGTTGTTATGGATGATCTCGACAGTGTTTTCATGGTTATGGAGTACATGGAGTATGACCTCAAGGATCTCTTGGGGGTTATGAAACAGCCTTTTAGCATAAGTGAAGTCAAATGGTTGATGCTACAACTATTGGAAGGTGTCAAATATCTTCACGACAATTGGGTGCTTCATAGAGATTTGAAGACTTCAAACCTTCTTGTGAGCAAGGAGGGTGAGTTGAAAATATGTGACTTTGGGTTGTCTCGCCAGTATGGCAACCTGCTGAAGCCATATACACCTATTGTAGTCACCCTTTGGTACAG AGCACCTGAACTACTGCTCGGTGGCAAACAGTACTCAACAGCTATTGATATGTGGTCAGTGGGATGCATAATGGCTGAATTGGTGGCAAAGGAACCGCTTTtcaaagggaaaaatgaaattgatcAGCTTGGCAAG atttttcaaattcttggtGCACCAAATGAGAAGATTTGGCCTGGACTAACAAAATTGCCAGGAGTTAGACCAAATTTAAAGCAACC GCATAACCTGTTGCGGACCAAATTTCCTGCAAGATCCTTCACAGGATCACCAGTTCTCTCTGATTTGGGATTTGACTTGTTGAACAGCCTTTTAGCATATGACCCGGAAAAG CGGATAACAGCGGAGGCTGCCCTAAAGCATGATTGGTTTCGTGAGGTTCCTCTTCCTAGATCTGATTTCAAGTGTAACTTTTCTGTCTGGCATGGCCAAGAGAG AGCAGGATCCTTTAGAAGAGCAGTGAGAAAGGAGTTTGTCTTGGTCAAGAGTAGTGGATTGATGCATAATGGTCTTTGGGAAG GGATACCTCATTGTAAATGA
- the LOC121268779 gene encoding cyclin-dependent kinase G-2-like isoform X3 produces the protein MAAGRVNVFRRTDLYKPSESEYDYYRNDSCGVEYNRACDRAARRKNGYHNSSRTRDSGSRRDRFGARTEDRKLDEFSMGNELMAHKDGVQMPPEKKRKFSSIVCNREEKDMRISSKNRVVAVISPSPPRPSSPSSDSVPLDVDSDVGILECNITGSVVLGLENSADEPVVADLLLGCSGFSSQADLPPLVPSERFGDDEYGEDNVEEEKVTQAPNIAMSRWASDSDSPSRSSPESGEIRVGLSGGGRTRSSGSDGEGSVAVLVSEDTFGENEFFDADMIDIDEKRDGHDYVNQSDSESEDDGGSHQIKEPSMLNQRSINMLQCCRSVFEFEKLNKINEGTYGVVYKAKDKKTGEIVALKKVKMGVEKEGGFPMSSLREINILLSFNHPSVVGVKEVVMDDLDSVFMVMEYMEYDLKDLLGVMKQPFSISEVKWLMLQLLEGVKYLHDNWVLHRDLKTSNLLVSKEGELKICDFGLSRQYGNLLKPYTPIVVTLWYRAPELLLGGKQYSTAIDMWSVGCIMAELVAKEPLFKGKNEIDQLGKIFQILGAPNEKIWPGLTKLPGVRPNLKQPHNLLRTKFPARSFTGSPVLSDLGFDLLNSLLAYDPEKRITAEAALKHDWFREVPLPRSDFKCNFSVWHGQERIPESRIL, from the exons ATGGCGGCAGGACGAGTCAATGTTTTCAGGAGAACGGACTTATATAAGCCCTCCGAAAGTGAGTATGACTATTACAGGAATGATTCTTGCGGTGTGGAATACAATAGGGCCTGTGATCGTGCTGCCAGACGTAAGAATGGGTACCATAATTCATCAAGAACTCGTGATTCGGGGTCTAGAAGAGACAGGTTTGGCGCTAGGACTGAAGATCGAAAATTGGATGAGTTTTCTATGGGTAATGAACTCATGGCTCACAAAGATGGGGTGCAGATGCCTccagagaagaagaggaagttcTCTTCAATTGTATGcaatagagaagaaaaagacatGAGAATTTCATCTAAGAACAGAGTTGTCGCAGTTATTTCTCCGTCTCCTCCTCGGCCATCTTCTCCCAGTTCCGATAGTGTGCCACTGGATGTTGATTCagatgttggtattttagaatGCAATATCACAGGAAGTGTGGTTTTGGGGTTGGAGAATTCAGCAGATGAGCCTGTTGTGGCAGATTTGTTATTAGGTTGTTCTGGATTCAGTTCTCAAGCTGATTTGCCTCCTTTGGTGCCGTCAGAGCGATTTGGTGATGATGAATATGGAGAAGACAATGTGGAAGAGGAAAAGGTTACTCAAGCACCGAATATTGCCATGTCGAGGTGGGCGTCTGACAGTGATTCTCCTTCAAGGTCAAGTCCTGAAAGTGGGGAGATTCGAGTAGGACTCTCAGGTGGTGGTAGGACTAGGTCATCTGGATCGGATGGAGAAGGTTCTGTTGCAGTGCTTGTCAGTGAAGATACATTTGGTGAAAACGAATTTTTTGATGCTGATATGATCGATATTGATGAAAAAAGAGATGGACATGACTATGTTAACCAGTCAGACTCAGAATCGGAGGATGATGGTGGTTCCCATCAGATTAAAGAGCCCAGCATGCTTAACCAAAGAAGCATAAACATGCTTCAGTGTTGCAGAAGTGTGTTTGAGTTTGAAAAACTTAACAAAATTAATGAAGGAACTTATGGTGTTGTTTATAAAGCCAAAGATAAGAAGACGGGGGAAATCGTGGCCTTGAAGAAGGTGAAGATGGGTGTAGAAAAGGAGGGTGGTTTCCCTATGTCATCTTTGCGGGAAATAAACATTCTCTTGTCTTTTAATCACCCTTCTGTTGTTGGTGTTAAAGAAGTTGTTATGGATGATCTCGACAGTGTTTTCATGGTTATGGAGTACATGGAGTATGACCTCAAGGATCTCTTGGGGGTTATGAAACAGCCTTTTAGCATAAGTGAAGTCAAATGGTTGATGCTACAACTATTGGAAGGTGTCAAATATCTTCACGACAATTGGGTGCTTCATAGAGATTTGAAGACTTCAAACCTTCTTGTGAGCAAGGAGGGTGAGTTGAAAATATGTGACTTTGGGTTGTCTCGCCAGTATGGCAACCTGCTGAAGCCATATACACCTATTGTAGTCACCCTTTGGTACAG AGCACCTGAACTACTGCTCGGTGGCAAACAGTACTCAACAGCTATTGATATGTGGTCAGTGGGATGCATAATGGCTGAATTGGTGGCAAAGGAACCGCTTTtcaaagggaaaaatgaaattgatcAGCTTGGCAAG atttttcaaattcttggtGCACCAAATGAGAAGATTTGGCCTGGACTAACAAAATTGCCAGGAGTTAGACCAAATTTAAAGCAACC GCATAACCTGTTGCGGACCAAATTTCCTGCAAGATCCTTCACAGGATCACCAGTTCTCTCTGATTTGGGATTTGACTTGTTGAACAGCCTTTTAGCATATGACCCGGAAAAG CGGATAACAGCGGAGGCTGCCCTAAAGCATGATTGGTTTCGTGAGGTTCCTCTTCCTAGATCTGATTTCAAGTGTAACTTTTCTGTCTGGCATGGCCAAGAGAG AATACCAGAGAGCAGGATCCTTTAG
- the LOC121236201 gene encoding uncharacterized protein LOC121236201 has protein sequence MDGRGGCCVGIARYGGGFYHDTSKAERIMLRFRPIAPKPAVGGSDHGSSSSEKADVHVKSGRGKRRYVRDNNNTVNSKRCNRKRKASPEETVVTLPLLPEVPDRKDFPERESPVENHDRTVLTKEARNVPMWLSFDGNYKVGNGLDRFSGLSDRKVMVSPDVEVVDSCVIVECVTDTWVDGVGLGETDAERMTTLGRDTCPGFVSDGLCRITWTNGAYRRMVEQGSVAADHEGDHDHRELRLCLVMKDESVIKSLNYPAFSCRVRLVQYYTCGKERSSLTLPCDVWRMDGGGFAWRLDVKAALSLGR, from the coding sequence ATGGATGGGAGAGGAGGGTGCTGTGTTGGGATAGCGAGGTACGGCGGTGGATTTTATCATGATACGTCCAAGGCGGAGAGGATAATGCTCAGGTTCCGACCGATTGCGCCGAAACCTGCCGTCGGGGGCTCAGATCACGGTAGTTCCTCGTCGGAAAAAGCAGACGTGCATGTCAAAAGtgggagaggaaaaagaaggtACGTGagagataataataatactgTTAATAGTAAGAGGTGCAATAGGAAGAGAAAGGCTTCGCCGGAAGAGACGGTAGTTACTTTGCCTTTGTTGCCGGAGGTCCCTGACCGGAAGGATTTTCCGGAGAGGGAGTCTCCAGTTGAGAACCATGACCGAACGGTGCTGACGAAGGAAGCGCGGAATGTGCCCATGTGGCTCAGCTTTGACGGGAATTATAAGGTGGGCAATGGGTTAGATCGGTTCAGTGGGTTATCAGATCGGAAAGTGATGGTGTCTCCGGACGTGGAAGTGGTTGATTCTTGCGTGATAGTGGAATGCGTGACCGACACGTGGGTGGATGGTGTTGGCCTGGGGGAAACGGATGCTGAGAGGATGACAACTCTGGGGAGGGACACGTGTCCGGGGTTCGTATCAGATGGTCTGTGTAGGATAACGTGGACGAATGGGGCATACAGGAGGATGGTGGAGCAGGGATCAGTCGCTGCAGATCATGAGGGAGATCATGATCATCGGGAGTTGAGGCTGTGTCTGGTGATGAAAGACGAGAGTGTGATCAAGAGTCTAAACTATCCGGCGTTCAGTTGCAGGGTGAGGCTGGTTCAGTACTACACATGTGGGAAGGAGAGAAGCTCTCTGACACTTCCCTGTGATGTGTGGAGAATGGACGGTGGTGGATTTGCATGGAGGCTGGACGTCAAGGCTGCCCTCAGTCTGGGCCGGTGA
- the LOC121235241 gene encoding malate synthase, glyoxysomal, with translation MMDLGTYGNSTPMARKIASGYDVPEGVDIRGRYDEEFAKILTKDALQFVADLQREFRSHIKYAVECRREAKTRYNEGAVPGFDPATRNVREGEWKCAAVPPSVDDRRVEITGPVERKMIINALNSGAKVFMADFEDALSPSWENLMTGQVNLKDAVDGSITFHDKARNRVYKLNDEIAKLFVRPRGWHLPEAHIFIDGEPVTGCLVDFGLYFYHNHAAFRRTQGAGFGPFFYLPKMEHSREAKIWNSVFERAEKVAGIERGSIRATVLIETLPAVFQMDEILYELRDHSVGLNCGRWDYIFSYVKTFQAHPDRLLPDRVQVGMTQHFMRSYSDLLIRTCHRRGVHAMGGMAAQIPIRDDPAANEAALDLVKKDKLREVKAGHDGTWAAHPGLIPACMEVFTNNMGSAPNQIQTMKREDSGTLTEEDLLQRPRGVRTMDGLRLNTRVGIQYLAAWLTGSGSVPLYNLMEDAATAEISRVQNWQWLKYGVELNGDGLGVKVTKELFGRVLEEEMARIEREVGKDKFKKGMYKEACKIFTRQCTAPILDDFLTLDAYNHIVIYHPKGSSSL, from the exons ATGATGGATTTGGGGACATATGGTAATTCCACTCCCATGGCGAGGAAGATTGCTTCGGGATATGACGTGCCGGAAGGAGTGGACATCAGGGGACGTTATGATGAAGAGTTTGCGAAGATCCTGACAAAGGATGCTTTGCAGTTTGTTGCGGATTTGCAGCGTGAGTTCCGAAGCCATATCAAGTATGCAGTGGAGTGTCGGAGGGAAGCTAAGACGAGGTACAATGAGGGGGCGGTGCCGGGGTTTGATCCTGCCACAAGGAACGTAAGGGAAGGTGAGTGGAAGTGTGCTGCAGTCCCACCATCTGTTGATGATAGGAGGGTGGAGATTACTGGACCTgtggaaaggaaaatgatcatCAATGCACTCAACTCTGGTGCAAAAGTCTTCATG gCCGATTTTGAAGATGCACTGTCACCAAGTTGGGAGAACCTCATGACAGGACAGGTAAACTTGAAGGATGCTGTGGATGGGAGTATAACCTTTCATGACAAGGCCAGGAACAGGGTTTACAAGCTGAATGATGAGATAGCCAAGCTCTTTGTCCGCCCGCGAGGCTGGCACTTGCCCGAGGCACACATCTTTATTGATGGTGAACCTGTTACTGGTTGCCTTGTGGACTTTGGCCTCTACTTTTACCACAATCATGCAGCATTCCGCCGCACCCAGGGTGCTGGGTTTGGGCCTTTCTTTTATCTTCCTAAGATGGAGCATTCAAG GGAAGCGAAAATATGGAACAGCGTGTTTGAGAGGGCAGAGAAGGTGGCAGGGATAGAAAGAGGAAGCATCAGGGCCACCGTTCTAATCGAAACACTTCCAGCAGTCTTTCAAATGGATGAAATTCTGTATGAGCTAAGGGATCACTCTGTCGGTTTGAACTGTGGAAGATGGGATTACATCTTCAGCTATGTCAAGACCTTCCAAGCACATCCGGATCGCCTGCTACCAGACAGAGTTCAGGTTGGCATGACTCAACACTTCATGCGGAGCTATTCTGATCTCCTCATCAGGACGTGCCATAGGCGTGGTGTCCATGCCATGGGTGGCATG GCAGCTCAAATTCCTATTAGGGATGATCCAGCAGCAAATGAGGCAGCATTGGATCTGGTGAAAAAGGACAAGCTAAGAGAAGTGAAGGCAGGGCACGATGGAACCTGGGCAGCCCACCCTGGACTGATCCCAGCTTGCATGGAAGTCTTTACCAACAACATGGGCTCTGCCCCTAACCAGATCCAAACCATGAAGCGCGAAGACTCAGGCACCTTAACTGAAGAAGACCTCTTGCAAAGGCCTAGAGGAGTGCGCACCATGGATGGTCTTCGGCTCAATACTCGAGTTGGGATACAGTATTTGGCAGCATGGCTCACTGGATCAGGGTCAGTGCCGCTTTACAACCTCATGGAAGATGCTGCAACTGCTGAGATTAGCAGGGTTCAGAACTGGCAGTGGTTGAAATATGGAGTGGAATTGAATGGAGATGGGCTTGGGGTGAAAGTGACAAAGGAGCTCTTTGGAAGGGTGCTGGAAGAGGAGATGGCTAGGATTGAGAGAGAGGTTGGCAAAGACAAGTTTAAGAAAGGAATGTACAAGGAGGCTTGCAAGATTTTCACCCGGCAATGCACTGCCCCAATACTGGATGACTTTCTGACTCTTGATGCTTATAATCATATTGTCATATATCATCCCAAAGGATCATCCAGTCTCTGA